From Deinococcus misasensis DSM 22328, one genomic window encodes:
- the dcm gene encoding DNA (cytosine-5-)-methyltransferase encodes MPRKKSIDTLQSRAHEILLDTLKYTSKEVLSQALGTTVRTLTRWEAADPLPPGHILLALQQFRDTKPDLLPACPVQQVEGCVEGEFTFIDLFAGIGGIRQGFERNGGRCVFTSEWNEFSQKTYQANFPADHELAGDITPYPKEHIPDHDVLLAGFPCQPFSIAGVSKKNSLGRAHGFECDTQGTLFFEIEKTIEVKRPMAFMLENVKNLTSHDKGRTFATIKATLEDKLGYHIHYRVIDGKHFTPQHRERIIIVGFREPVDFSWEALNLPPQNHIMADILHKEDGTEVIPEGDDYLNEDGTVKAKYTLTDKLWAYLQNYAAKHKAAGNGFGYGLVGPMDTCRTLSARYYKDGSEILISQGPGKNPRRLTPRECARLMGFPETYKIPVSDTQAYKQFGNSVVMPVITEVARLMKPFVMELKARQQQTIPELVASSAD; translated from the coding sequence ATGCCCAGAAAGAAAAGCATCGACACTTTACAATCCCGAGCACATGAAATTCTGCTGGACACCCTGAAATACACTTCAAAAGAAGTGCTGTCACAGGCTCTGGGTACCACTGTTCGCACCTTGACCCGATGGGAAGCTGCCGATCCCCTTCCCCCTGGCCACATTCTGCTGGCCTTGCAGCAATTCCGCGATACGAAACCTGATCTGCTTCCTGCTTGTCCTGTACAACAGGTTGAGGGGTGCGTGGAAGGCGAATTCACCTTCATTGACCTGTTTGCTGGCATTGGTGGTATTCGTCAGGGGTTTGAGCGCAATGGTGGTCGCTGCGTTTTTACCAGCGAATGGAATGAATTCTCTCAGAAAACCTATCAGGCGAACTTTCCGGCAGACCATGAACTGGCCGGAGACATCACCCCTTATCCCAAAGAGCACATCCCGGACCACGATGTTTTGCTGGCCGGTTTTCCCTGCCAACCTTTTTCTATCGCTGGTGTTTCCAAAAAGAACAGCTTGGGACGCGCACATGGTTTTGAATGTGACACGCAAGGCACTTTGTTCTTTGAAATAGAAAAAACCATTGAGGTCAAACGCCCCATGGCTTTTATGCTGGAAAATGTCAAAAACCTCACATCACACGATAAGGGACGCACCTTTGCCACCATCAAAGCCACCCTTGAAGACAAACTCGGGTACCACATCCACTACCGGGTGATTGATGGCAAGCATTTTACGCCTCAGCACCGGGAACGCATCATCATTGTCGGATTTCGTGAGCCAGTGGATTTTTCATGGGAAGCTCTGAACTTGCCTCCCCAAAACCACATTATGGCTGACATCCTGCACAAAGAAGATGGTACAGAGGTGATCCCTGAAGGGGATGACTACTTGAATGAAGACGGAACGGTCAAAGCAAAATACACCCTCACCGATAAACTCTGGGCTTACTTGCAAAATTATGCTGCCAAGCATAAAGCTGCAGGAAACGGTTTCGGATATGGACTGGTGGGGCCCATGGACACTTGCCGTACCCTGTCCGCAAGGTACTACAAAGATGGCAGTGAAATTCTCATCTCACAAGGTCCCGGAAAAAACCCCCGTCGTCTGACCCCCAGAGAGTGTGCCAGACTGATGGGTTTTCCTGAAACCTACAAGATCCCTGTGTCTGACACGCAGGCCTACAAACAATTTGGCAACAGTGTGGTGATGCCCGTGATCACTGAAGTGGCCAGACTGATGAAACCTTTTGTGATGGAGCTTAAAGCAAGGCAGCAGCAAACCATCCCCGAGCTGGTGGCTTCCAGTGCAGATTGA
- a CDS encoding transposase translates to MAGDAGHPSADPQRFADVLQVLCDEVYPAARHIHVVLDNLNIHKKSALYSRFEPCEARRMADKLVFHHTPKHGSWLNAAEIELSIFARQCTARRLGCFERLEVEAACWTEDQNRLRRGLCWHFTAGDARIKLRRLYPSLTV, encoded by the coding sequence TTGGCGGGAGATGCGGGTCACCCATCAGCGGACCCTCAGAGATTTGCAGATGTTCTTCAGGTGCTGTGTGATGAGGTTTATCCTGCTGCCAGACATATTCATGTGGTGTTGGACAACCTGAACATCCATAAGAAGTCAGCCTTGTACAGCCGTTTCGAGCCCTGTGAAGCTCGGAGAATGGCGGATAAACTGGTGTTTCATCACACTCCCAAGCACGGCAGTTGGCTGAATGCGGCAGAAATTGAACTGTCCATTTTTGCAAGGCAGTGTACGGCAAGGCGTTTGGGGTGTTTTGAGCGGCTTGAAGTTGAAGCGGCTTGTTGGACAGAAGATCAGAATCGGTTGAGAAGGGGGTTGTGTTGGCATTTTACGGCTGGGGATGCTCGAATCAAGCTGCGTCGCCTGTACCCTTCTCTGACCGTTTAA
- a CDS encoding helix-turn-helix domain-containing protein, translating to MGKHQVHLSETEHQQLLQWTQTGNLPAESQIRARILLLTDTRKNYTDIQIVSALHISRTMVEHTRRRYHQIGLEKTIMRAKRKDLGVPVKIDGRVEAHIQTLACSEPPAGYARWTLKMIAAKLVEVVESISTVSVHSTLKKINCNLTESKGS from the coding sequence ATGGGCAAACACCAGGTGCACCTGAGTGAAACAGAACACCAGCAACTCCTCCAATGGACACAGACAGGTAACCTCCCAGCAGAAAGTCAAATCCGAGCTCGCATCTTACTGTTGACCGACACCCGCAAAAACTACACCGACATCCAGATTGTCTCCGCTCTCCACATCAGTCGCACCATGGTCGAACACACCCGCAGAAGGTACCATCAAATCGGACTCGAAAAGACCATCATGCGTGCCAAACGCAAAGATCTTGGTGTGCCTGTCAAAATTGATGGTCGGGTTGAGGCCCACATTCAAACCCTCGCTTGCAGTGAACCCCCAGCAGGTTATGCCCGTTGGACCTTAAAAATGATTGCTGCGAAACTGGTGGAGGTGGTTGAGAGCATTTCGACCGTGAGTGTGCACTCCACCCTAAAAAAAATCAATTGCAACCTCACCGAGTCAAAAGGTTCCTGA